A genome region from Tidjanibacter massiliensis includes the following:
- a CDS encoding ABC transporter permease, which produces MREIFTEIWSSMRKNKLRTFLTGFSVAWGILMLIILLSSGNGLQNGMTSNFDYMATNSIELYSSRTSMPYAGYAEGRSIYLSGKDIEILEEEFPNVDKVTSSAWYSGGTMTRGKNYINVSMHGVRPEHTEVFKIEILEGRFINRQDIDRQRKVCVISQPVREVLFGNESPIGKEVIQNGVVWTVAGVYKDYAYGNQNSVFIPYTTGQLIYMQNDPWIGYIVFTLQDINTDEEMAAFEDDVLRRLSFEHNYAPTDKNAIYLYNNFNQFKGMNRIFRGLDMFIWIIGLGTLLAGIVGVSNIMLVTVRERTFEFGIRKALGARPASIIRLILIESVVITAFFGYVGLVLGVAVMEVVNHVLEATATAVPDSFAVFRNPTLDLRAAVSATVVLIIAGLVAGYVPARKAARLKTIDALRYNK; this is translated from the coding sequence ATGCGGGAGATTTTCACCGAGATATGGTCTTCGATGCGCAAAAACAAGCTGCGCACCTTCCTCACGGGATTCTCCGTGGCATGGGGCATCCTCATGCTCATCATCCTGCTCAGCTCCGGCAACGGACTCCAGAACGGCATGACGTCCAACTTCGACTACATGGCCACCAACTCCATCGAGCTCTACAGCAGCCGCACTTCGATGCCCTATGCGGGGTACGCCGAAGGCAGGAGCATCTACCTCTCCGGCAAGGATATCGAGATACTCGAAGAGGAGTTTCCGAATGTGGACAAGGTGACATCGAGCGCCTGGTATTCGGGCGGCACCATGACCCGCGGCAAAAATTATATCAACGTCTCCATGCACGGTGTCCGCCCCGAACATACCGAAGTATTCAAGATTGAGATACTGGAGGGACGCTTCATCAACCGGCAGGACATCGACCGACAGCGAAAGGTATGCGTCATCAGCCAGCCCGTCAGAGAAGTACTTTTCGGCAACGAATCGCCGATAGGGAAAGAGGTGATACAGAACGGCGTGGTATGGACCGTCGCGGGTGTCTACAAGGATTACGCCTACGGCAACCAGAACAGCGTCTTCATTCCCTACACCACAGGCCAGCTCATCTACATGCAGAACGACCCGTGGATAGGCTACATCGTCTTCACGCTCCAGGACATCAATACGGACGAAGAGATGGCCGCATTCGAGGATGACGTGCTGCGCCGCCTCTCGTTCGAGCACAACTACGCCCCGACCGACAAGAACGCCATCTATCTCTACAATAACTTCAACCAATTCAAAGGGATGAACAGAATATTCCGCGGGCTCGACATGTTCATCTGGATTATCGGTCTCGGAACGCTGCTGGCCGGTATCGTGGGCGTCAGCAACATCATGCTCGTCACGGTCAGGGAACGCACCTTCGAGTTCGGTATCCGCAAGGCGCTCGGTGCCCGGCCCGCCTCCATCATCCGGCTCATCCTCATCGAATCGGTGGTGATAACCGCCTTCTTCGGCTACGTCGGACTCGTCCTCGGGGTGGCGGTCATGGAAGTCGTCAACCATGTTCTGGAGGCGACGGCAACGGCGGTACCCGACTCGTTCGCCGTATTCCGCAACCCGACGCTCGACCTGCGGGCAGCCGTCTCGGCGACCGTCGTACTGATAATAGCGGGGCTGGTGGCCGGGTATGTCCCCGCCCGGAAAGCCGCCCGGCTCAAAACAATAGACGCGCTGCGCTACAACAAATAA
- a CDS encoding ABC transporter ATP-binding protein, with product MLLLKNIHKTYHAGSPLHVLKGINLEIEKGEFVSIMGASGSGKSTLLNIMGILDDYDEGEYYLDGRLIRGLNETQAAAARNRMIGFIFQSFNLINYKNAMENVALPLYYQGVPRRKRNAVALELLDKLGIREWGTHMPNEMSGGQKQRVAIARALINRPQIILADEPTGALDSKTSQEVMDLLRQVNDEGMTIVCVTHERDIAQRTDKIIYLRDGIIESITDTGR from the coding sequence ATGCTCCTCCTCAAGAACATACACAAAACCTACCACGCAGGCTCCCCCTTGCATGTGCTCAAAGGCATCAACCTCGAAATAGAGAAAGGCGAATTCGTCTCCATCATGGGGGCGTCCGGTTCGGGCAAATCGACTCTGCTGAACATCATGGGCATCCTCGACGACTACGACGAAGGCGAATACTACCTCGACGGCCGGCTCATCCGGGGACTCAACGAAACGCAGGCCGCCGCTGCGCGGAACCGCATGATAGGCTTCATCTTCCAGTCGTTCAATCTCATCAACTACAAGAATGCCATGGAGAACGTGGCGCTGCCCCTCTACTACCAGGGAGTCCCGCGGCGCAAACGCAACGCCGTCGCACTCGAACTGCTCGACAAACTGGGCATCCGGGAGTGGGGCACGCACATGCCCAACGAGATGTCCGGCGGCCAGAAGCAGCGGGTAGCCATCGCACGCGCCCTCATCAACAGGCCGCAGATAATCCTCGCCGACGAACCTACCGGCGCCCTCGACAGCAAGACCTCGCAGGAGGTGATGGACCTGCTGCGGCAGGTGAACGACGAAGGGATGACCATCGTGTGCGTCACCCACGAACGCGACATTGCCCAGCGGACGGACAAAATCATCTATCTCAGGGACGGCATCATCGAATCCATAACCGACACGGGAAGATAA
- the prfB gene encoding peptide chain release factor 2 — MVTTEQIKELTGRREGLRRHLAIEDKLIELDEEQARTLAPDFWDRPEEAEKQLRKVAGIKSWIDDFRAIERLCDDLELMPDFVREGGASEEELDALYAETLAKIEALEMRNMLRGPEDRMGAIMDINSGAGGTESLDWASMLLRMYTRWGELNGYKVRIADLQPGEEVGIKSATIEFEGDYAYGFLKSENGVHRLVRLSPFNANNKRQTTFASVFVSPAVDDTIEININPADITWDTYRSSGAGGQNVNKVETGVRLRYSSKDPDTGEPVEFLIENTETRSQLMNRENAMRILKSKLYQRELEKRQAIQAQLEGQKKKIEWGSQIRSYVFDDRRVKDHRTGHQTSDVERVMDGEIDDFIKAYLMEFGASAQ; from the coding sequence ATGGTAACTACCGAACAGATAAAAGAGCTCACCGGACGGCGCGAGGGACTGCGGCGTCACCTCGCCATCGAAGACAAACTCATCGAACTCGACGAGGAGCAGGCGCGTACGCTTGCCCCCGACTTCTGGGACAGGCCGGAAGAGGCCGAGAAGCAGCTGCGCAAGGTGGCCGGGATAAAGAGCTGGATAGACGACTTCCGGGCGATAGAACGGCTGTGCGACGACCTGGAGCTGATGCCCGACTTCGTCCGCGAAGGCGGGGCATCGGAGGAGGAGCTCGATGCGCTCTATGCGGAGACCCTCGCCAAAATCGAAGCGCTGGAGATGCGCAACATGCTCCGCGGCCCGGAGGACAGGATGGGCGCCATCATGGATATCAACTCGGGGGCCGGCGGCACGGAGAGTCTCGACTGGGCCTCCATGCTGCTGAGAATGTACACCCGCTGGGGCGAACTGAACGGCTACAAGGTACGTATCGCCGACCTGCAACCGGGCGAGGAGGTGGGAATCAAATCGGCTACCATCGAATTCGAGGGAGACTACGCCTACGGTTTCCTCAAAAGCGAGAACGGCGTACACCGGCTCGTCCGCCTCTCGCCATTCAACGCCAACAACAAACGGCAGACGACCTTCGCGTCGGTCTTCGTATCGCCGGCGGTGGACGACACGATAGAAATCAACATCAATCCCGCGGACATCACCTGGGATACCTATCGTAGCAGCGGAGCCGGCGGACAGAACGTCAACAAGGTGGAGACGGGCGTGCGCCTGCGATACAGTTCGAAAGACCCCGACACGGGCGAACCCGTGGAGTTCCTCATCGAAAACACCGAGACGCGTTCACAGCTCATGAACCGCGAGAATGCCATGCGCATCCTCAAATCGAAACTCTACCAGCGCGAACTCGAAAAGCGGCAGGCCATACAGGCACAACTGGAGGGACAGAAGAAGAAAATCGAATGGGGTTCACAGATACGCAGTTACGTATTCGACGACCGCCGTGTCAAGGACCACCGCACCGGCCACCAGACCTCCGATGTGGAGCGTGTCATGGACGGCGAGATAGACGATTTCATCAAGGCTTATCTTATGGAATTCGGAGCGTCCGCCCAATAG
- a CDS encoding radical SAM protein: MPTKLYDDIIFGPVRSRRLGLSLGVNLLPLECKLCSFNCIYCECGWTEKGHKAAFNKREDVARLLADKLFEMVNADNAPDVITFAGNGEPTMHPQFEEIIDDVLKIRDNYAPSAKVSVLTNGTMLKKESVRRALSKVDNNIVKLDSAFDETVRLIDNPLGEYSVAETVRYMKMFEGRLIIQTMFLRGSYEGRPVDNTTEREVSAWLELVKEIGPRQVMIYTIDRDTPDPDLEKVYLDELGDIARRVRALGIECSVAG; the protein is encoded by the coding sequence ATGCCGACAAAACTATACGACGACATCATATTCGGGCCGGTACGCAGCCGGCGGCTGGGCCTTTCGCTCGGCGTAAACCTGCTCCCGCTCGAATGCAAGCTCTGCTCCTTCAACTGCATCTATTGCGAATGCGGCTGGACGGAAAAGGGACACAAGGCAGCCTTCAACAAACGCGAGGACGTGGCACGTCTGCTCGCCGACAAACTCTTCGAGATGGTGAACGCCGACAACGCACCGGACGTCATCACCTTCGCAGGCAACGGCGAACCCACCATGCACCCCCAATTCGAGGAGATAATAGACGACGTTCTGAAGATAAGGGACAACTACGCTCCCTCGGCCAAAGTTTCGGTTCTGACGAACGGTACGATGCTGAAAAAGGAGAGCGTCCGCCGCGCCCTGTCAAAAGTGGACAACAACATCGTGAAACTCGACTCGGCCTTCGACGAAACGGTACGTCTGATAGACAACCCCCTGGGCGAATACAGCGTGGCGGAGACGGTACGCTACATGAAGATGTTCGAAGGGAGGCTCATCATCCAGACCATGTTCCTGCGCGGCTCGTACGAAGGGCGGCCCGTAGACAATACCACCGAACGCGAAGTGTCGGCCTGGCTGGAACTTGTGAAGGAGATAGGGCCGCGGCAGGTGATGATATACACCATCGACCGCGACACGCCGGACCCCGACCTTGAAAAGGTTTATCTCGATGAGCTCGGCGACATCGCACGCCGCGTCCGGGCGCTCGGCATTGAGTGTTCAGTTGCAGGATAG
- the corA gene encoding magnesium/cobalt transporter CorA yields the protein MITIYLKQYNKIVRNPDLKIFDELGYDDILWIDLLNASIKEQKEVENFMEINLQTRQQVEEIETSSKYSETENAIFSNADFFVHSPDGITVEPVSFVISEGVLITVRQSEFRTFAEAEKRLQINSRGYTTGYHLFVSILEIRIDADADAVEAVSKQIATLSKEIGAQDRVSQNEIRHINTLQETTMMMREVIFDRQRLLSGILKSERFPNDIYPRLQLMIRDVNSIVSHADFSFERLDFLRETALGLINLELNNTTKIFTMASVFFMPATLIASIYGMNFHMMPELDWRYGYPAAILLMALVSFLCYRFFKHRKWL from the coding sequence ATGATAACGATTTACCTGAAGCAATATAACAAGATAGTACGCAATCCCGACCTCAAGATATTCGACGAGCTGGGATACGACGACATCCTGTGGATAGACCTTCTGAACGCCTCCATCAAGGAGCAGAAAGAGGTCGAAAACTTCATGGAGATAAATCTCCAGACACGTCAGCAGGTCGAAGAGATTGAAACCTCGTCCAAATATTCGGAAACGGAGAACGCCATCTTCTCCAACGCGGACTTCTTCGTACACTCCCCCGACGGCATCACGGTGGAGCCCGTCTCCTTCGTGATTAGCGAAGGGGTACTGATAACCGTCCGGCAGTCGGAATTCCGTACCTTCGCCGAAGCGGAAAAGAGGCTCCAGATAAATTCGCGGGGATACACCACGGGGTACCACCTCTTCGTCTCCATCCTCGAAATACGTATCGACGCCGACGCCGACGCCGTGGAGGCCGTTTCCAAGCAAATCGCCACCCTCAGCAAAGAGATAGGCGCCCAGGACCGTGTCAGCCAGAACGAAATACGGCACATCAACACGCTGCAGGAGACGACGATGATGATGCGCGAGGTCATCTTCGACCGGCAGCGACTCCTGTCGGGCATCCTCAAGAGCGAACGTTTCCCGAACGATATCTACCCGCGGCTGCAACTCATGATACGCGACGTGAACTCCATCGTGAGCCACGCCGACTTCAGCTTCGAGCGCCTCGATTTCCTGCGCGAAACGGCCCTCGGCCTCATCAACCTCGAACTGAACAACACGACGAAGATATTCACCATGGCTTCGGTCTTCTTCATGCCGGCCACCCTCATCGCAAGTATCTACGGCATGAATTTCCACATGATGCCGGAACTCGACTGGCGGTACGGCTACCCGGCGGCCATTCTGCTGATGGCTCTGGTCTCGTTCCTGTGTTACCGCTTCTTCAAACACCGGAAATGGCTCTGA
- a CDS encoding menaquinone biosynthetic enzyme MqnA/MqnD family protein translates to MAVVKTSIAAVSYLNTVPFIYGIRHADKLRAELLLAPPSACARNFIDRKADIALVPAGALPLMDDAEIVTNYCIGAEKSVRTVTVMSNVPIGEATVIHLDSHSMTSALLVRILAAELWHIRPEWRELTDYSAAEHPAEGEAFLFIGDKVFGYEGKFRYTYDLADCWRELTGKPFVFAVWVARKGSAPELIDALESSLELGVERIWEAIVESGHSEKDYAYGYLTENIDFLFDYQKRQALELFRDKAKKFTPRANPG, encoded by the coding sequence ATGGCAGTTGTAAAGACAAGTATCGCGGCGGTATCCTACCTGAATACCGTGCCGTTCATCTACGGTATCCGACACGCGGATAAACTGCGGGCCGAACTGCTCCTGGCCCCGCCGTCCGCCTGCGCCCGGAATTTCATCGACAGGAAAGCCGACATCGCACTCGTTCCGGCGGGAGCCCTCCCGCTTATGGACGATGCCGAAATCGTCACGAACTACTGCATCGGCGCAGAAAAAAGCGTTCGTACGGTAACGGTCATGAGCAATGTCCCCATCGGCGAAGCGACGGTCATCCATCTCGATTCGCACTCCATGACATCGGCCCTTCTGGTCAGGATTCTCGCTGCCGAACTCTGGCATATACGCCCCGAGTGGCGGGAACTCACCGACTATTCGGCTGCGGAACACCCTGCGGAAGGAGAGGCTTTCCTTTTCATCGGCGACAAGGTGTTCGGTTACGAAGGCAAATTCCGCTACACATACGACCTGGCAGACTGCTGGCGGGAACTGACCGGCAAACCGTTCGTATTCGCCGTATGGGTAGCCCGCAAGGGGAGCGCTCCCGAGCTCATCGACGCTCTCGAAAGCTCGCTGGAACTCGGCGTGGAACGTATCTGGGAGGCCATCGTCGAGAGCGGCCACAGCGAGAAGGATTACGCATACGGCTACCTGACGGAGAACATCGACTTCCTCTTCGATTATCAGAAAAGGCAGGCGCTGGAGCTCTTCCGCGACAAGGCGAAGAAGTTCACACCACGCGCCAATCCGGGCTAA